GTCGGGCCCGATGGATCTGCGGCCCTGGCGAAGCGCTACCGGATCAACCCTCGCCTCGGGGCGTCACCACGAGCGGCCCGCGGTGAGCAGGGTGTCGCGGACTCGGGTGACGTCGGGGTTGTTCGGGCGGCCGGGGCGTTGGGTCAGGTAGGCGGTGTTGATGGGTGGGTCCTCCGGGGTGTGCAGGGGGACCAGGGTGCCCGAGGCGAGTTCCGGTTCGCAGAGGTAGCGGGGGAGGACAGTGAAGCCGGCGCCCGCGGCGACCGCCGCGAGGACGCCGCGGAGGTCCGGGACCGTGACGGCGGCGGGGCAGGACAGGCGGGTGCCGAAGACGTGGCGCCAGTAGCGGCGGGCGATGGGGAGGTCCTCGGCGTACGTGATCAGGGGGACCGCCTGCAGGGCCGCCGGGACGTCCGCGGCGAGCCTGTCCTTGAGGCGGTCGGCCCAGTCGGGGGCGGCTACCAGGACGAACTCCTCGTCCATCAGCGGTACCGCCGTCAGGGCTCGGCCGCGCGGGCGGAACGTGGCGACGACCAGGTCGTGGCGGCCGGCGCGCAGTTCGTCGAGGAGCGGGTCGGTCAGGCCCAGGGAGACCCGCAGCCGCACGCCGTCGGCCGTCAGCGGTGCGAGGGCGGGCAGCACGCGGGTGCAGAGCAGTTCGGCGGGGCCGGCCAGGTGGACCGGGGTGGCGTGCTCGTCGGGCGCGGCCTGGTGTCCCGTCGTGGCGGCGAGCGCGTCGAGAGGTGAGGCGATCCGGGCCGCGAGGTCGTGGGCGACGGCCGTCGGGGCGACGCCGCGCGGCTGGCGGGCGAACAGCTCGCGGCCCGTCTGGCGCTCCAGGGAGCGGATCTGGGCGGTGACCGTGGGCTGTGAGAGGCCGAGGACTCCGGCGGCGGCGGTGAACGAGCCGGAGCGGTACACCGCCAGGAACGTGCGCAGCAGGTTCAGGTCCGAAACGGGCACCGCGCCGGAAGGCCCCACCGGGGGCGTGCCATCGGGATCCTT
This sequence is a window from Streptomyces sp. HUAS YS2. Protein-coding genes within it:
- a CDS encoding LysR family transcriptional regulator is translated as MSHKDPDGTPPVGPSGAVPVSDLNLLRTFLAVYRSGSFTAAAGVLGLSQPTVTAQIRSLERQTGRELFARQPRGVAPTAVAHDLAARIASPLDALAATTGHQAAPDEHATPVHLAGPAELLCTRVLPALAPLTADGVRLRVSLGLTDPLLDELRAGRHDLVVATFRPRGRALTAVPLMDEEFVLVAAPDWADRLKDRLAADVPAALQAVPLITYAEDLPIARRYWRHVFGTRLSCPAAVTVPDLRGVLAAVAAGAGFTVLPRYLCEPELASGTLVPLHTPEDPPINTAYLTQRPGRPNNPDVTRVRDTLLTAGRSW